The Pseudomonas parafulva genome window below encodes:
- a CDS encoding gamma-carboxygeranoyl-CoA hydratase, which translates to MTDFTTLHLEHDPRGFATLWLNRPDKHNAFNAEMIGELIQALDLIAADASLRFLLLRGRGKHFCAGADLAWMQQAAGLDYDANLRDAQQLAELMYRLAELPMPTLAVVQGAAFGGAVGLVSCCDMAIGTHDSLFALSEVRIGLAPAVISPFVVQALGERATRRYALTAERFDGPCARELGLLTTTCAADELDAQCHRWIAQLLQNSPQAMRVSKRLLRDVGSGALSADLRARTEADIAGLRVSAEGQEGLTAFLEKRQPSWQESHP; encoded by the coding sequence ATGACCGACTTCACCACCCTGCACCTGGAACACGACCCACGCGGATTCGCCACCTTGTGGCTGAACCGCCCGGACAAGCACAACGCGTTCAACGCCGAAATGATTGGCGAACTGATCCAAGCGCTGGACCTGATCGCAGCCGACGCCTCGCTGCGCTTCCTGCTGCTGCGCGGGCGCGGCAAGCACTTTTGCGCGGGCGCGGACCTTGCGTGGATGCAGCAGGCAGCCGGGCTCGACTATGACGCCAATCTGCGCGATGCCCAGCAATTGGCCGAGCTGATGTACAGGCTCGCCGAGTTGCCGATGCCGACCCTGGCAGTGGTGCAAGGCGCGGCCTTCGGCGGCGCGGTCGGCCTGGTCAGTTGCTGCGACATGGCCATCGGCACCCACGACAGCCTGTTCGCCCTGTCGGAAGTGCGTATCGGCCTGGCGCCGGCGGTGATCAGCCCCTTCGTCGTGCAGGCGCTGGGCGAGCGCGCCACGCGGCGTTACGCCCTGACCGCCGAACGTTTCGATGGCCCGTGCGCGCGCGAACTCGGCCTGCTCACCACCACCTGTGCTGCCGACGAGCTGGACGCGCAGTGCCATCGCTGGATCGCCCAACTGTTGCAGAACAGCCCCCAGGCCATGCGTGTCAGCAAGCGCCTGCTGCGTGACGTCGGCAGCGGCGCCCTGAGTGCCGATCTGCGCGCCCGCACCGAAGCGGACATCGCCGGACTGCGGGTCAGTGCCGAAGGTCAGGAGGGCTTGACTGCCTTCCTGGAAAAACGTCAACCGAGCTGGCAGGAATCGCATCCATGA
- a CDS encoding acetyl/propionyl/methylcrotonyl-CoA carboxylase subunit alpha, giving the protein MNILDTLLIANRGEIACRVMRTAKAMGIRTVAVHSAIDRDARHVREADLAVDLGGAKPAESYLLIDRIIDAAKASGAQAIHPGYGFLSENAGFARAIEHAGLLFLGPPASAIEAMGSKSAAKALMERAGVPLVPGYHGEAQDLETFRAAAQRIGYPVLLKAAAGGGGKGMKVVEREAELADALASAQREAQSSFGDARMLVEKYVLKPRHVEIQVFADRHGHCLYLNERDCSIQRRHQKVVEEAPAPGLSAELRRAMGEAAVKAAQAIGYVGAGTVEFLLDERGDFFFMEMNTRLQVEHPVTELITGLDLVAWQIRVARGEPLPLQQAQVPLRGHAIEVRLYAEDPDHDFLPATGTLSLYREATEGPGRRIDSGVAQGDGVSPFYDPMLGKLIAWGENREEARLRLLAILDETLVGGVKTNLTFLRRVLSHPAFARAELDTGFIPRHQAQLLPAPVALPDAFWHCAADAFIQSEPLRSRADDAYSPWTATSGWRSGGGAEIELHLSCQGVERRVRAHGQNRLQGEQLRVAGQPSQRLPAVRQGDTLYLKWEGELHAITRFDPIAACASHAHPGGLSAPMNGSVVQVLVAPGDQVEAGAALVLLEAMKMEHSIRAPHSGTVKAVYCSEGELVADGAVLVELEEGR; this is encoded by the coding sequence ATGAACATTCTCGACACGCTGTTGATCGCCAACCGAGGCGAAATCGCCTGCCGGGTGATGCGCACCGCCAAAGCCATGGGCATCCGTACCGTGGCGGTCCACAGCGCCATCGACCGTGACGCGCGGCATGTGCGTGAAGCCGATCTGGCGGTGGACCTGGGCGGCGCCAAGCCGGCCGAGAGCTACCTGTTGATCGACAGGATCATCGACGCGGCCAAGGCCAGCGGCGCACAGGCGATCCATCCCGGTTACGGCTTTCTCTCGGAAAACGCAGGCTTTGCCCGCGCCATCGAACATGCCGGGCTGCTCTTCCTCGGCCCGCCCGCCTCGGCCATCGAAGCCATGGGCAGCAAATCGGCCGCCAAAGCGCTGATGGAGCGCGCCGGCGTGCCCTTGGTGCCGGGCTATCACGGCGAGGCCCAAGACCTGGAAACCTTCCGCGCCGCGGCCCAGCGCATCGGCTATCCGGTGCTGCTCAAGGCCGCGGCCGGCGGCGGCGGCAAGGGCATGAAAGTGGTCGAGCGCGAAGCCGAACTGGCCGACGCTTTGGCCAGCGCGCAGCGCGAGGCGCAATCGTCGTTCGGCGACGCGCGCATGTTGGTGGAGAAATACGTCCTCAAACCGCGCCATGTGGAAATCCAGGTGTTCGCCGACCGCCACGGCCACTGCCTGTACCTCAACGAGCGCGATTGCTCGATCCAGCGCCGCCATCAGAAGGTGGTCGAAGAAGCCCCGGCACCGGGCTTGTCCGCCGAGCTGCGCCGCGCCATGGGCGAAGCGGCGGTCAAGGCCGCGCAGGCCATCGGCTATGTGGGTGCGGGCACGGTGGAATTTCTGCTCGACGAACGCGGCGATTTCTTCTTTATGGAGATGAATACCCGTCTGCAGGTCGAGCATCCGGTCACCGAACTGATCACCGGCCTCGACCTGGTGGCCTGGCAGATTCGTGTGGCCCGTGGCGAGCCGCTGCCCTTGCAGCAGGCGCAGGTGCCACTGCGCGGCCATGCCATCGAGGTGCGGCTGTATGCCGAAGACCCCGATCACGATTTCCTGCCAGCCACCGGCACCCTTTCGCTGTACCGCGAGGCCACCGAGGGGCCGGGCCGGCGCATCGACAGCGGCGTGGCCCAGGGCGACGGCGTGTCGCCGTTCTACGACCCGATGCTGGGCAAACTGATCGCCTGGGGCGAGAACCGTGAAGAGGCGCGCTTGCGGTTGCTGGCAATCCTCGATGAAACCCTGGTCGGCGGCGTGAAGACCAACCTGACGTTCCTCAGGCGCGTGCTCAGTCATCCCGCGTTCGCCCGTGCCGAGCTCGACACCGGGTTCATCCCCAGGCATCAGGCGCAGCTCTTGCCTGCGCCCGTAGCCCTGCCAGACGCCTTCTGGCACTGCGCCGCCGATGCCTTCATCCAGAGCGAGCCACTGCGCAGCCGCGCCGACGATGCCTACTCACCGTGGACGGCGACCTCCGGCTGGCGGTCCGGCGGCGGCGCCGAGATCGAACTGCACCTGAGCTGCCAGGGCGTGGAGCGCCGCGTGCGCGCCCATGGCCAGAACCGCTTGCAGGGCGAGCAGTTGCGGGTGGCTGGCCAGCCGAGTCAACGTCTCCCCGCCGTTCGCCAGGGCGACACGCTGTATCTGAAATGGGAGGGAGAGCTGCACGCCATCACCCGCTTCGACCCTATCGCGGCCTGCGCCAGCCACGCTCACCCCGGCGGCCTGAGCGCGCCGATGAATGGCAGTGTTGTACAGGTTCTAGTGGCCCCGGGCGATCAGGTCGAAGCCGGCGCCGCACTGGTATTGCTCGAAGCGATGAAGATGGAGCACAGCATCCGCGCGCCGCACAGCGGGACGGTGAAAGCGGTGTATTGCAGCGAGGGTGAGTTGGTGGCCGATGGGGCTGTGCTGGTCGAGCTTGAGGAAGGGCGGTAA
- a CDS encoding SMI1/KNR4 family protein, with translation MTLDAHQHSLTLATDYLAEVRKRLGEDEAEQFARAHGASPEDLQRLVQRYPQCPPALIGLLQQVDGTHWRAYPGGEIAVPILGSDVVEYPYYLRSVAQILEDSEAAPTSIAQIYEEYLDEDPELLGAGIDAHAPLNRRLCFAYCINNGGTSQLYVDFDPAPGGVSGQVVRYLHDPDSYKVIASDFSAYLHTLFEAEFDFIFED, from the coding sequence ATGACGCTCGACGCCCATCAGCACAGCCTGACCCTGGCCACCGATTACCTGGCCGAAGTGCGCAAGCGCCTGGGCGAAGACGAAGCCGAGCAGTTCGCCCGCGCCCATGGCGCTTCGCCTGAAGATCTGCAGCGCCTGGTGCAACGCTACCCACAGTGCCCGCCGGCGCTGATCGGCTTGCTGCAGCAGGTGGACGGAACCCATTGGCGCGCGTATCCGGGCGGCGAAATCGCCGTACCGATCCTCGGTTCCGATGTGGTGGAGTACCCGTACTACCTGCGCTCGGTGGCGCAGATCCTCGAGGACAGCGAGGCCGCGCCGACCAGCATCGCGCAGATCTATGAGGAATATCTGGACGAAGACCCCGAGTTGCTCGGGGCCGGCATCGATGCTCATGCCCCGCTCAATCGACGGTTGTGCTTCGCCTACTGCATCAACAATGGCGGCACCTCGCAGTTGTACGTCGACTTCGACCCGGCACCGGGCGGGGTGTCGGGGCAGGTGGTGCGCTACCTGCACGATCCTGACAGCTACAAGGTGATCGCCTCTGACTTCAGCGCTTACCTGCACACGCTGTTCGAGGCTGAGTTCGACTTCATCTTCGAGGACTAA